Genomic window (Streptomyces sp. TG1A-60):
CGCTGCCCGTCATGGAACAGCCGGGCGGCGAGCAGATCGTGCCGGTCTTCACCTCGGAACCGGCGATGGCCGAACTGCTGCCCTACGTGTCGCGCTACCGCCTGGTCCCGCTGGGTGCCCTCGCCTCCCAGTGGCCGACCGACGGCGGCCTGTCCCTGACCATTGACGCCGGTTCCCCGCACGGTCTGACGCTCGACGCCCACGACGTGGGCACCCTGCTGGGACGGCACGACATCTGACCCCGAGGAGATCAGGAGAAGCAGCCCTGCGCGCGGGCCGGCCGGGGAACGGGCGGGGCGTCAGCCCTGCCGCAGCATGCGGGCCAGCACCTCGCGTTGCAGGGGCAGCACCTTGGCGTGCAGGTCGTGGCCCTTGCCGGTGAGGGTGACCCACACCCCGCGCCGGTCCTCCGCGCAGACCGACCGCTCCACCAGACCGTCCTTCTCCAGACGTCCGATCAGCCGGGACAGCGCGCTCTGGCTGAGGTGGACCTTCTCCGCGATGTTCTGCACCCGGCAGAGATCCCCGGCCTCCGTGGCCGCGGCCGTGCCCGAAGCGAGGACGTCGAGTACCTCGAAGTCGCTGGCACCGAGGCCGTGCGGGTGCAGTACACGGTCGATCTCGCACATCGTGCGGGCATGCACGGACAGGATGTCCCGCCACTGGTCCTCAAGCCGGACACCGGCCGTGTTCGCTGCCATGTCCGCACGGTAACAAAGGGCGGGCGGTCGCTGTACGCGCAACCGGTGCAGGCGCATCCACCGCGCCCGCGCTATGCGGTGGCGGTGTCCTGCAGGAGCCCGATGAGGTTCCCGTCCGCGTCCTTCACCGAGGCGATCAGCCGGCCGCCGCCCACGTCGTGGACGTCTTCCAGCGCCTCCCCACCGGTGTCGCCATCAGTGACCGAAGCGCGGGCTGACCCCGGCCGTCGTCGGCCGATCAGGCCGGGCGGAGCCAGATCGTGGCCAGTGGGGGCAGGGTGAGGCGGATGCCGGCCGGGCGTCCGTCGCAGGGCCGGGGCTCGGCCTTCACCGGATCGGGGTTCGTCACATCGCTTCCGCCGTAGCGGGCGGCGTCCGTGTTCAGCACCTCCCGCCACACCGGGACGTCCCCGGGCACCCCGAGGGGGTAGTCCTCGCGGACCACGGGACTGAAGTGGGAGACGGCCAGCAGGGGCGTGCCGTCCGCGTCGAGCCGCAGGAACGCGAAGACGTTGTCCTCGGCGGCGTCCCCGCGCACCCACTGGAAGCCGGACGGGTGGGTGTCGCGCTGCCAGAGGGCGGGGGTCCGGCGGTAGGTGGTGTTGAGGTCGCGGACGAGGTCGCGCACGCCCCGGTGGTCGGCTTCGGCGCCGTACGCCGGGTCGAGGAGCCACCAGTCGGGGCCGTGCGCCTCGGACCACTCCGCGCCCTGGGCGAACTCCTGCCCCATGAACAGGAGTTGCTTGCCGGGGTGGGCCCACATGAAGCCGAGATACGCGCGGTGGCCGGCCCGTCGCTGCCACCAGTCGCCC
Coding sequences:
- a CDS encoding MarR family transcriptional regulator, with translation MAANTAGVRLEDQWRDILSVHARTMCEIDRVLHPHGLGASDFEVLDVLASGTAAATEAGDLCRVQNIAEKVHLSQSALSRLIGRLEKDGLVERSVCAEDRRGVWVTLTGKGHDLHAKVLPLQREVLARMLRQG
- a CDS encoding SseB family protein — translated: MDIPSNNHSAPQAASPAQRALTALAFDTGDTAALDTLADSDVLVPVPDDADEAVVSDPTAVALPVMEQPGGEQIVPVFTSEPAMAELLPYVSRYRLVPLGALASQWPTDGGLSLTIDAGSPHGLTLDAHDVGTLLGRHDI